The following proteins come from a genomic window of Corallococcus sp. NCRR:
- a CDS encoding D-alanine--D-alanine ligase family protein codes for MRIALTYNLRLSDSEEEAEFDTQETVNTLAGAIERLGHRLERFEVSGPASRTVARLEAYSPDLIFNTAEGRRGRFREAFYPALFDELGFAYTGSDAYALALTLDKQLTKLILSKHGIRTPGWQYVEKLNELQPENLRFPVIVKPNFEGSSKGITQDSVAETLEQVREKVAKALEKYPAGVLVEEYISGRDLTVPYLAAVDNDYDGVLAPVEYVIDPEASEGRKYAIYDYELKTRREKAVSVRAPANIPAKMSEDVRKMAQKILQVLDCRDLGRLDFRVSDAGVPYFLEINALPSLEPGAGIYAAAELEGLHLDGVINSIIQSAGKRHKIRDNKSRQGRPARKSGPLRVGFSFNVKRVKPSATAETVQEDSEAEYDSPNTLQAIREAIASWGHEVIDLEATAELPTVLSSTPLDIVFNIAEGFKGRNRESQVPAMLELLDIPYTGSDPATLSLALDKALAKKIVRQAGILTPNFQLMVTGKERLNKEFTTFPLIVKPVAEGSSKGVVTKSVCYSEAELRDVVKEIAGKYQQPALIEEYIGGREFTVGLLGERRPRVLPPMEIVFLDKAEKNPVYSFQHKLDWTDRIRYDAPAKIEPALLEKLRTAARNSFMALGCRDVARIDFRMDDKGRIYFIECNPLPGLTPGWSDLVLIAAGAGMDYRTLIGEIMAPAIRRYKEREARRAQTENPAGAHAPPLNKVVQRIEEQNARANASAPAETTPSPRPELKS; via the coding sequence TGGCGGGAGCCATCGAGCGGCTGGGCCACCGCCTGGAGCGCTTCGAGGTGAGCGGCCCCGCGTCGCGCACCGTGGCCCGCCTGGAGGCGTACAGCCCGGACCTCATCTTCAATACGGCGGAGGGCCGCCGCGGCCGCTTCCGTGAGGCCTTCTACCCGGCGCTCTTCGACGAGCTGGGCTTCGCGTACACGGGCTCGGACGCGTACGCGCTGGCGCTCACGCTGGACAAGCAGCTCACCAAGCTCATCCTCTCCAAGCATGGCATCCGCACGCCGGGCTGGCAGTACGTGGAGAAGCTCAACGAGCTGCAGCCGGAGAACCTGCGCTTCCCCGTCATCGTGAAGCCCAACTTCGAGGGCTCCTCCAAGGGCATCACCCAGGACTCCGTCGCGGAGACGCTGGAGCAGGTGCGCGAGAAGGTGGCGAAGGCGCTGGAGAAGTACCCGGCGGGCGTGCTGGTGGAGGAGTACATCAGCGGGCGCGACTTGACGGTGCCGTACCTGGCCGCGGTGGACAACGACTACGACGGCGTGCTCGCGCCGGTGGAGTACGTCATCGACCCGGAGGCGTCCGAGGGCCGCAAGTACGCCATCTACGACTACGAGCTGAAGACGCGCCGGGAGAAGGCCGTGTCCGTGCGCGCCCCCGCGAACATCCCGGCGAAGATGTCCGAGGACGTCCGCAAGATGGCGCAGAAGATCCTCCAGGTGCTGGACTGCCGCGACCTGGGCCGCCTGGACTTCCGCGTGTCCGACGCGGGCGTGCCGTACTTCCTGGAGATCAACGCGCTGCCCAGCCTGGAGCCGGGCGCGGGCATCTACGCCGCGGCGGAGCTGGAGGGGCTGCACCTGGACGGGGTCATCAACTCCATCATCCAGAGCGCCGGCAAGCGCCACAAGATCCGCGACAACAAGAGCCGCCAGGGCAGGCCCGCGCGCAAGTCGGGTCCCTTGCGCGTGGGCTTCAGCTTCAACGTGAAGCGCGTGAAGCCCAGCGCCACGGCGGAGACGGTGCAGGAGGACAGCGAGGCCGAGTACGACTCGCCCAACACCCTCCAGGCCATCCGCGAGGCCATCGCGTCGTGGGGCCACGAGGTCATCGACCTGGAGGCCACGGCGGAGCTGCCCACGGTGCTCTCCAGCACGCCGTTGGACATCGTCTTCAACATCGCGGAGGGCTTCAAGGGCCGCAACCGTGAGAGCCAGGTGCCGGCGATGCTGGAGCTCCTGGACATCCCGTACACGGGCAGCGACCCGGCGACGCTGTCGCTCGCGCTGGACAAGGCGCTGGCGAAGAAGATCGTCCGTCAGGCGGGCATCCTCACGCCCAACTTCCAGTTGATGGTCACGGGCAAGGAGCGCCTCAACAAGGAGTTCACCACCTTCCCGCTCATCGTGAAGCCGGTGGCGGAGGGCAGCTCCAAGGGCGTCGTCACCAAGAGCGTCTGCTACTCCGAGGCGGAGCTGCGCGACGTGGTGAAGGAGATCGCCGGCAAGTACCAGCAGCCCGCGCTGATTGAAGAGTACATCGGCGGTCGTGAGTTCACGGTGGGCCTCCTGGGCGAGCGGCGCCCGCGCGTGCTGCCGCCCATGGAGATCGTCTTCCTGGACAAGGCGGAGAAGAACCCGGTCTACAGCTTCCAGCACAAGCTGGATTGGACGGACCGCATCCGCTACGACGCGCCCGCGAAGATCGAACCCGCGCTGCTGGAGAAGCTGCGCACGGCGGCGCGCAACTCGTTCATGGCGCTGGGGTGCCGCGACGTGGCGCGCATCGACTTCCGCATGGACGACAAGGGGCGCATCTACTTCATCGAGTGCAACCCGCTGCCCGGCCTCACGCCCGGCTGGAGCGACCTGGTGCTCATCGCGGCGGGCGCCGGCATGGACTACCGGACGCTGATTGGCGAAATCATGGCGCCCGCCATCCGCCGCTACAAGGAGCGCGAGGCACGCCGGGCCCAGACGGAGAACCCGGCCGGGGCCCACGCGCCGCCGCTCAACAAAGTCGTGCAGCGGATCGAGGAGCAGAACGCGCGGGCCAACGCGTCGGCCCCCGCGGAGACCACGCCCTCGCCGCGTCCGGAGCTCAAGTCCTGA